From Mytilus edulis chromosome 8, xbMytEdul2.2, whole genome shotgun sequence, one genomic window encodes:
- the LOC139486736 gene encoding uncharacterized protein translates to MKALFLLCSCFAFSNASLWDLLTKITGTKGQCSTAPSFKDPLIATDPMCEAKADLGDCTFYDCFEDRYSCGLCGFPKTYDLYNCEKMHMPLYLDSFTPQGQQFVLDAGKCLTLFMKSLYRLDRLSCDVVKHQMEEKVTECFISSGFCDILMENRNALWSVYNVKKILKNPKVVGEVMEISKNCSEQISTWAFGHQTDITKTQTNINSGLSQLINAFGKK, encoded by the exons ATGAAGGCTTTATTTttactttgttcttgttttgccTTTTCTAATGCTTCTCTGTGGGATTTACTAACCAAAATAACGGGAACAAAAGGGCAATGCAGTACTGCTCCAAGCTTCAAAGATCCCTTGATTG CTACAGATCCTATGTGTGAGGCCAAAGCAGATTTGGGAGACTGTACTTTCTATGATTGTTTCGAAGACAGATATTCCTGTGGACTATGTGGCTTTCCTAAAACATATGACCTATACAACTGTGAAAAAATGCATATGCCTTTGTATTTAGATAGTTTTACTCCACAG GGACAGCAGTTTGTATTAGACGCTGGTAAGTGTCTGACACTGTTTATGAAATCTTTATACCGACTGGACAGACTAAGTTGTGATGTGGTCAAACATCAAATGGAGGAAAAAGTAACAGAATGTTTCATCAGCAGTGGTTTTTGTGATATTTTGATGGAGAACAGAAACGCATTGTGGTCTGTCTACAATGTTAagaaaatcctcaaaaatccaaA AGTTGTCGGAGAAGTCATGGAAATTTCAAAGAACTGCAGCGAGCAGATTTCCACGTGGGCATTTGGACATCAAACTGATATTACCAAAACACAGACAAACATTAACTCTGGTTTATCTCAATTGATTAATGCATTTGGCAAGAAGTGa
- the LOC139486739 gene encoding rRNA N(6)-adenosine-methyltransferase METTL5-like, producing the protein MNIPCMKPSKFHQALSHIDNEFRDPKILLEQYPTDIPTTHELIYLIQSQYGDIEGKMIADLGCGVGVLGIGAALLGASYVLGIDIDQDALEICQENIETLDLENIDLLQLDVTNLTSENSSSTVESDSSDSGKDCSSISGKFHKCFDTVIMNPPFGTKNNEGIDMKFVQIALDMANNSVYSFHKTSTRTFIQRKAKKWNIGMEILGEVRFLIPQMYKCHKTKSVDIQVDFIRFYHK; encoded by the coding sequence ATGAATATTCCGTGTATGAAACCTAGTAAATTTCACCAAGCTTTATCACACATCGACAATGAGTTTAGAGATCCTAAGATTCTATTAGAACAATACCCAACAGATATTCCAACAACCCATGAATTAATTTATCTTATACAATCACAGTATGGAGACATTGAAGGGAAGATGATAGCTGACCTAGGATGTGGGGTTGGTGTGTTAGGTATAGGGGCAGCACTTTTAGGAGCCAGTTATGTCCTTGGAATAGATATAGATCAAGATGCATTAGAAATATGTCAAGAAAATATTGAGACATTAGACTTGGAGAACATTGATTTACTTCAGTTAGATGTTACAAATTTAACAAGTGAAAACAGCAGTTCTACTGTAGAAAGTGATTCTAGTGATAGTGGGAAAGATTGCAGTTCAATCTCGGGAAAATTTCATAAATGTTTTGATACAGTTATAATGAATCCACCTTTTGGAACCAAAAACAATGAAGGAATTGATATGAAATTTGTGCAAATAGCACTTGATATGGCAAACAATTCAGTTTATTCATTTCATAAAACATCAACACGGACATTTATACAGAGGAAAGCTAAAAAATGGAATATTGGAATGGAAATACTTGGAGAAGTCAGGTTTCTAATTCCACAGATGTATAAATGTCATAAAACTAAATCTGTAGATATTCAAGTAGACTTTATAagattttatcataaataa